A genomic segment from Labilithrix sp. encodes:
- a CDS encoding MotA/TolQ/ExbB proton channel family protein encodes MQLVLHASIPVKLVLVVLVAFSILCWIVIFAKALHLIRARGDSDKFMKAFDAAGSLDALAQQGLSGFRGSPFARIFATGYDEMVRLTKGVRGQRLDDAQATHVESITRRAAASEVTHLESWMSLLGTIGSTSPFIGLFGTVYGIMDAFLSIGNQQSANLPVVAPKIAEALIATAIGLVAAIPAVMAYNYFARRVGELADIMDAFAADVSARAKLGGV; translated from the coding sequence ATGCAGCTCGTGCTGCACGCGTCGATCCCCGTGAAGCTGGTGCTCGTCGTCCTCGTCGCGTTCTCGATCCTCTGCTGGATCGTGATCTTCGCGAAGGCGCTCCACCTCATCCGCGCCCGCGGCGACTCCGACAAGTTCATGAAGGCGTTCGACGCCGCCGGCTCGCTCGACGCGCTCGCGCAGCAAGGCCTCTCCGGCTTCCGCGGCTCGCCGTTCGCCCGCATCTTCGCGACCGGCTACGACGAGATGGTCCGCCTCACGAAGGGCGTGCGCGGCCAGCGCCTCGACGACGCGCAAGCCACGCACGTCGAGAGCATCACGCGGCGCGCGGCCGCGAGCGAGGTCACCCACCTCGAGTCGTGGATGTCGCTCCTCGGGACGATCGGATCGACGTCGCCGTTCATCGGCCTCTTCGGGACCGTCTACGGCATCATGGACGCGTTCCTCTCGATCGGTAACCAGCAGAGCGCGAACCTCCCCGTCGTCGCGCCGAAGATCGCGGAGGCGCTCATCGCGACCGCGATCGGCCTCGTCGCCGCGATCCCCGCCGTCATGGCGTACAACTACTTCGCGCGTCGCGTCGGCGAGCTCGCCGACATCATGGACGCCTTCGCCGCCGACGTGTCGGCGCGCGCCAAGCTCGGAGGGGTGTAG
- a CDS encoding rhomboid family intramembrane serine protease — protein sequence MSDNGDFALRLPRPGRGLKLVLVLVGLFAIAGAIVVQSTPGGEEGRRLFELLAFEPHRLISSGGVPRIWTLFTAGLLTSTDGVGHAIGSLIGLYFMSPDLERRWGSARLLRFLAASVVIGNLVVFAASFLPYEPFKPPMVYGPLAAIAATAVAWARENKNATARFMFFVPMTGRTFFWLVIALCAVALLSSGFHEGSFAPLGGALAGVLLAGSPSPLRAAWLRIRLGSLRARGAGKQITVSELLDETPRPRPATKRAGGKTPALRILQGGLEDDLKNRKPPKDKRYLN from the coding sequence ATGAGTGACAACGGGGACTTCGCCCTTCGGTTGCCGCGGCCTGGCCGCGGGCTGAAGCTGGTCCTCGTCCTCGTCGGCCTCTTCGCGATCGCGGGTGCGATCGTCGTGCAGTCGACGCCCGGCGGCGAGGAAGGCAGGCGCCTCTTCGAGCTGCTCGCGTTCGAGCCGCACCGGTTGATCTCGAGCGGCGGCGTCCCGCGCATCTGGACGCTCTTCACGGCGGGCCTGCTCACGAGCACGGACGGCGTCGGGCACGCGATCGGATCGCTCATCGGCCTCTACTTCATGTCGCCCGACCTCGAGCGGCGATGGGGCTCGGCGCGGCTGCTCCGCTTCCTCGCGGCCTCGGTCGTGATCGGCAACCTCGTGGTCTTCGCGGCTTCGTTCCTGCCGTACGAGCCGTTCAAGCCGCCGATGGTCTACGGCCCGCTCGCGGCGATCGCGGCGACCGCGGTCGCGTGGGCGCGCGAGAACAAGAACGCGACCGCGCGCTTCATGTTCTTCGTCCCGATGACGGGGCGCACGTTCTTCTGGCTCGTGATCGCGCTGTGCGCCGTCGCGCTCCTCTCGTCGGGTTTCCACGAAGGCTCCTTCGCCCCGCTCGGCGGCGCGCTCGCGGGCGTGCTCCTCGCGGGCTCGCCCTCCCCGCTCCGCGCGGCGTGGCTCCGGATCCGTCTCGGCTCGCTCCGCGCACGCGGCGCCGGCAAGCAGATCACGGTGTCGGAGCTCCTCGACGAGACACCGCGCCCCCGCCCCGCCACGAAGCGCGCGGGCGGCAAGACCCCCGCGCTCCGCATCCTGCAAGGCGGCCTCGAGGACGACCTCAAGAACCGCAAGCCGCCAAAGGACAAGCGCTACCTGAACTGA
- a CDS encoding nucleotidyltransferase, translating into MLRDLRSAFESAGVRWYLFGAQAAIAYGVARFKDDIDVMVDPGSLPLSRIRAALEARGFVVMNAAANIFRVKHARRGVLVDVVVSRPSVDEVFYARLVRRKLGGVFVPVAAPEDIIALKLLAARDKDTDDVKVMLQVNRSIRLSRTREVLGLLEESLAISDLSSAFERILKAARR; encoded by the coding sequence GTGCTTCGCGACCTGCGGAGCGCGTTCGAATCCGCGGGTGTCCGTTGGTACCTGTTCGGTGCTCAGGCTGCGATCGCTTACGGCGTGGCGCGCTTCAAGGACGACATCGACGTCATGGTCGATCCCGGCTCGCTTCCCCTCTCGCGTATACGGGCCGCGCTCGAAGCGCGGGGGTTCGTCGTCATGAACGCGGCCGCCAACATCTTTCGAGTGAAGCACGCGAGGCGAGGTGTGCTCGTCGACGTCGTCGTTTCGCGTCCCAGCGTCGACGAGGTCTTCTACGCGCGCCTCGTGCGGCGCAAGCTCGGTGGTGTGTTCGTTCCGGTCGCTGCTCCGGAAGACATCATCGCCCTGAAGCTCCTGGCTGCCCGTGACAAAGACACGGACGACGTGAAGGTCATGCTCCAGGTGAACCGCTCGATCCGGCTGAGCCGAACGCGCGAAGTGCTCGGGCTACTGGAGGAGTCCCTCGCGATAAGCGATCTGTCGTCGGCGTTCGAGCGGATCTTGAAGGCCGCTCGTCGCTGA
- a CDS encoding glutamate racemase — protein sequence MSRGVNPDAPLGVFDSGLGGLTVVRALRAALPHEDIVYLGDTARVPYGTKGADTVTKYALGCARRLVAEGVKAIVVACNTVSAVAPERLRVELDLPVLGVIEPGARAAAAATKVFKVGVLATAGTIASGAYPRAIAACSTRIETYGQAAPLLVPLAEEGWTEGEVPSLAARRYLDPLAAAGVDVVILGCTHYPILFDTIQREARARMGEHVVILDSASVVAAEVASFLRERELVRSAARGPGRTRLFVTDMPRSFDVSASRFLGGSAEATLIDL from the coding sequence GTGAGCCGCGGGGTGAACCCCGACGCGCCGCTCGGCGTGTTCGACTCCGGGCTCGGCGGGCTCACCGTCGTGCGCGCGCTGCGGGCGGCGCTCCCGCACGAGGACATCGTGTACCTCGGCGACACCGCGCGCGTGCCGTACGGGACCAAGGGCGCCGACACCGTCACGAAGTACGCGCTCGGCTGCGCGCGCCGCCTCGTCGCCGAAGGCGTGAAGGCGATCGTCGTCGCGTGCAACACCGTGAGCGCGGTCGCGCCGGAGCGCCTCCGCGTCGAGCTCGACCTGCCGGTCCTCGGCGTCATCGAGCCGGGCGCGCGCGCGGCCGCGGCGGCGACGAAGGTCTTCAAGGTCGGCGTCCTCGCGACCGCGGGCACGATCGCGTCGGGCGCGTACCCGCGCGCGATCGCGGCGTGCTCCACCCGCATCGAGACCTACGGCCAGGCCGCGCCGCTCCTCGTCCCGCTCGCGGAGGAGGGATGGACCGAAGGCGAGGTCCCTTCCCTCGCCGCGCGTCGCTATCTCGATCCGTTGGCTGCGGCCGGCGTCGACGTCGTCATCCTCGGGTGCACGCACTACCCGATCCTCTTCGATACCATCCAGCGCGAGGCCCGCGCCCGGATGGGCGAGCACGTCGTGATCCTCGACAGCGCGAGCGTCGTGGCGGCGGAAGTGGCGAGCTTTCTGCGCGAACGCGAGCTCGTCCGTTCCGCCGCGCGCGGCCCGGGGAGGACGCGCCTCTTCGTGACCGACATGCCGCGCTCGTTCGACGTGTCGGCCTCGCGCTTCCTCGGTGGGAGCGCGGAGGCGACGCTCATCGATTTGTAG
- the lon gene encoding endopeptidase La has translation MTEKKGPPREKEDDQVQFGDELPVLPIRNAVLFPGAVAPFDVGREKSVALVEDVDNFPSPVIAIFAQKDPATDDPGADDLHQVGCAARVLKALKHSSGNYSLILQGLTRIRLDDVSQSAPYLKAKVKRLEESGVDDDEAEALSMSLRDIAKQVIQLMPELPREAGSLIDSIQAPGALADLVAANLDAPVEEKAQLLETVDAKDRIRKVLRLLTRQLEILKMRERINSQIKEEMGKNQREYVLRQQLKAIKEELGEDDGDQGDLDGIEERIAKANLPNEAEQVAKKQLKRLRNMQVGSAEYTVVRTYLDWILDLPWHNSTPDNLEIASVRKVLDDDHYGLEKVKKRILEYLAVRKLKKDKKGPILCLIGPPGVGKTSLGRSIARSLGRKFHRISLGGVHDEAAIRGHRRTYVGALPGQIIQGMKKVGTTNPVFMLDEIDKIGHDFRGDPAAALLEVLDPEQNNTFADHYLEIPFDLSNVMFVATANVADPIPPPLRDRMEILEIPGYTRNEKLAIARQHLIPKQIEEHGITKEQLEIGDKAVDEVIDHYTREAGVRTLERQVASVIRGVAVKIAEGDTTPRKIDSAEQVAEFLGAPRYTSEVAERTEEPGVATGLAWTSVGGEILFIEATKMFGTGKLQLTGQLGDVMKESAQAALSYVRTNAEKLGLAKDFLEKSDIHIHIPAGAMPKDGPSAGVTMFTALVSMLSGVRVRHDVAMTGEITLRGRVLPIGGLKEKVLAAHRAGIKRVLIPERNKADLDEVPAEIKNDLEFIQISKMDQLLDAALEEKLQPKPESSAATAPQN, from the coding sequence ATGACCGAGAAGAAGGGTCCGCCGCGCGAGAAGGAAGACGATCAGGTGCAGTTCGGGGACGAGCTGCCCGTCCTTCCGATCCGCAACGCCGTGCTGTTCCCGGGCGCCGTCGCTCCGTTCGACGTGGGCCGTGAGAAGTCGGTCGCGCTCGTCGAGGACGTCGACAACTTCCCGTCGCCCGTCATCGCCATCTTCGCCCAGAAGGATCCTGCGACCGACGACCCCGGGGCGGACGATCTGCACCAAGTGGGCTGCGCCGCACGGGTGCTCAAGGCGCTCAAGCACAGCTCGGGCAACTACTCCCTCATCCTCCAGGGTCTCACCCGCATCCGCCTCGACGACGTCTCGCAGAGCGCGCCCTACCTCAAGGCGAAGGTGAAGCGCCTCGAGGAGAGCGGCGTCGACGACGACGAAGCGGAGGCGCTCTCGATGTCGCTCCGTGACATCGCGAAGCAGGTCATCCAGCTCATGCCCGAGCTCCCGCGCGAGGCGGGCTCGCTCATCGACTCGATCCAGGCGCCGGGCGCGCTCGCGGACCTCGTCGCCGCGAACCTCGACGCGCCGGTCGAAGAGAAGGCGCAGCTGCTCGAGACGGTCGACGCGAAGGACCGCATCCGCAAGGTGCTCCGCCTGCTGACGCGGCAGCTCGAGATCCTCAAGATGCGCGAGCGCATCAACTCCCAGATCAAGGAGGAGATGGGCAAGAACCAGCGCGAGTACGTGCTCCGGCAGCAGCTCAAGGCGATCAAGGAGGAGCTCGGCGAGGACGACGGCGATCAGGGCGACCTCGACGGCATCGAGGAGCGCATCGCGAAGGCGAACCTCCCGAACGAGGCCGAGCAGGTCGCGAAGAAGCAGCTGAAGCGCCTCCGCAACATGCAGGTCGGGTCGGCGGAGTACACCGTCGTCCGCACCTACCTCGACTGGATCCTCGATCTCCCCTGGCACAACTCGACGCCGGACAACCTCGAGATCGCGTCCGTGCGGAAGGTCCTCGACGACGACCACTACGGCCTCGAGAAGGTGAAGAAGCGCATCCTCGAGTACCTCGCGGTCCGGAAGCTGAAGAAGGACAAGAAGGGGCCGATCCTCTGCCTCATCGGCCCCCCCGGCGTCGGCAAGACGTCGCTCGGCCGCTCCATCGCGCGCTCGCTCGGGCGCAAGTTCCACCGCATCTCGCTCGGCGGCGTCCACGACGAAGCGGCGATCCGCGGTCACCGCCGCACGTACGTCGGCGCGCTCCCGGGCCAGATCATCCAGGGCATGAAGAAGGTCGGGACCACGAACCCGGTCTTCATGCTCGACGAGATCGACAAGATCGGCCACGACTTCCGCGGCGATCCCGCCGCCGCGCTGCTCGAGGTCCTCGACCCCGAGCAGAACAACACCTTCGCCGACCACTACCTCGAGATCCCGTTCGACCTCTCGAACGTGATGTTCGTCGCGACCGCGAACGTCGCCGACCCGATTCCCCCGCCTCTCCGGGATCGCATGGAAATCCTGGAAATCCCGGGTTACACGCGAAACGAGAAATTGGCGATCGCGCGCCAGCACCTCATCCCGAAGCAGATCGAGGAGCACGGCATCACGAAGGAGCAGCTCGAGATCGGCGACAAGGCGGTCGACGAGGTCATCGACCACTACACGCGCGAGGCCGGCGTCCGCACGCTCGAGCGTCAGGTCGCCTCGGTGATCCGCGGCGTCGCGGTGAAGATCGCCGAGGGCGACACGACCCCGCGCAAGATCGACTCCGCCGAGCAGGTGGCGGAGTTCCTCGGCGCGCCGCGCTACACGAGCGAGGTCGCGGAGCGCACGGAGGAGCCGGGCGTCGCGACGGGGCTCGCGTGGACCAGCGTCGGCGGCGAGATCCTCTTCATCGAGGCGACGAAGATGTTCGGCACCGGCAAGCTCCAGCTCACCGGCCAGCTCGGCGACGTCATGAAGGAGTCGGCGCAGGCCGCGCTCTCGTACGTCCGCACGAACGCGGAGAAGCTCGGGCTCGCGAAGGACTTCCTCGAGAAGAGCGACATCCACATCCACATCCCGGCCGGCGCGATGCCGAAGGACGGCCCCTCCGCCGGCGTGACGATGTTCACCGCCCTCGTCTCGATGCTGTCGGGCGTCCGCGTCCGCCACGACGTCGCGATGACGGGCGAGATCACGCTCCGCGGCCGCGTGCTGCCCATCGGCGGCCTCAAGGAGAAGGTGCTCGCCGCGCACCGCGCGGGCATCAAGCGCGTGCTCATCCCCGAGCGCAACAAGGCCGACCTCGACGAGGTGCCGGCCGAGATCAAGAACGACCTCGAGTTCATCCAGATCTCGAAGATGGACCAGCTCCTCGACGCCGCGCTCGAGGAGAAGCTCCAGCCCAAGCCCGAGTCCTCCGCCGCGACCGCGCCGCAGAACTGA
- a CDS encoding DUF1015 domain-containing protein produces the protein MAEIAPFTPLRYDLEKLAKEGGLAKVVAPPYDVIDAQQRAELAARHQHNVVKLILPEGEGDRKYANAAELYAAWRKEGVLVRDEEPAFYRYDQTFTPPGGGKPRTRTGFLGVVRLVPLDKGVVLPHERTLSGPKEDRLKLFRATKTNFSPGFLLYRDPEKKLDAALATAKELATFETEDGVKHRFSKIADKDAIRAIVEGVATSSLLIADGHHRYETALRYSQENAGKGDRPESAYFMEFFCNGDDPDLVVFPTHRHVHSLPSFDYAATLEKVKALFDVTELPPGASADVLTDALAKSGAERPSLVIAAGDSRAALLALKKDADLAGHPVLGPRVAPLRKTDVALLHMGILEPVLGVTPEMQAAKSNIWYPQDAAAALKSLRDGKGQTLFLMNGTPVAQVREVAEAGEVMPQKSTFFYPKVLTGLAINTLEEDRSVPTA, from the coding sequence ATGGCCGAGATCGCTCCCTTCACGCCGCTTCGTTACGACCTCGAAAAGCTCGCCAAGGAGGGCGGCCTCGCGAAGGTCGTCGCGCCGCCGTACGACGTCATCGACGCGCAGCAGCGCGCCGAGCTCGCCGCGCGGCACCAGCACAACGTCGTGAAGCTGATCCTCCCCGAGGGGGAGGGCGATCGGAAGTACGCGAACGCCGCCGAGCTCTATGCGGCGTGGCGGAAGGAAGGCGTGCTCGTCCGCGACGAGGAGCCCGCGTTCTACCGCTACGACCAGACCTTCACCCCGCCCGGCGGCGGCAAGCCACGCACGCGCACCGGCTTCCTCGGCGTCGTCCGCCTCGTGCCGCTCGACAAGGGCGTCGTGCTCCCGCACGAGCGCACGCTCTCGGGGCCGAAGGAGGACCGCCTCAAGCTGTTCCGCGCGACGAAGACGAACTTCTCGCCCGGCTTCCTCCTCTATCGCGACCCCGAGAAGAAGCTCGACGCCGCGCTCGCGACCGCGAAGGAGCTCGCGACGTTCGAGACCGAGGACGGCGTGAAGCATCGCTTCTCGAAGATCGCCGACAAGGACGCGATCCGCGCCATCGTGGAGGGCGTCGCGACGTCGTCGCTCCTCATCGCCGACGGTCACCACCGCTACGAGACCGCGCTCCGCTACTCGCAGGAGAACGCCGGCAAGGGCGACCGCCCCGAGAGCGCGTACTTCATGGAGTTCTTCTGCAACGGCGACGATCCCGATCTCGTCGTGTTCCCCACCCACCGGCACGTCCACTCGCTGCCGTCGTTCGACTACGCCGCGACGCTCGAGAAGGTGAAGGCGCTCTTCGACGTCACCGAGCTCCCGCCCGGCGCGAGCGCCGACGTCCTCACCGACGCGCTCGCGAAGTCCGGCGCCGAGCGGCCCTCGCTCGTGATCGCCGCGGGCGACTCGCGCGCCGCGCTCCTCGCGCTCAAGAAGGACGCCGACCTCGCGGGGCATCCGGTGCTCGGCCCGCGCGTCGCGCCGCTCCGGAAGACGGACGTCGCGCTCTTGCACATGGGCATCCTCGAGCCCGTCCTCGGCGTCACGCCCGAGATGCAGGCGGCGAAGAGCAACATCTGGTACCCGCAAGACGCCGCCGCCGCGCTGAAGTCGCTCCGCGACGGCAAGGGCCAGACCCTCTTCCTCATGAACGGCACCCCCGTCGCGCAGGTCCGCGAGGTCGCCGAGGCCGGCGAGGTCATGCCGCAGAAGAGCACCTTCTTCTACCCGAAGGTCCTCACCGGCCTCGCGATCAACACGCTCGAGGAAGACCGAAGCGTCCCGACAGCCTGA
- a CDS encoding aspartate carbamoyltransferase catalytic subunit, with product MWTHRHLLGIEDLSAEDIDAVLDRADTWFEASRGGSRKSGLLKGRTVINLFFESSTRTRTSFEAAGKRLGADVVNVSSSGSSVSKGETLLDTAKNLEAMRADALVVRHSSSGAPGFLASRVDCAIVNAGDGAHEHPTQALLDAFTIRKAKGRLEGLVVAICGDITHSRVARSNALLLGKKGAEVRLTGLRTMLPMEAETLGATTKVIPRLEQAIEGADVVMMLRIQAERFTGASAERGASPMSTTREYSRTFGLNAQKLSRAKSDAIVMHPGPINRGVELDPYVADGERSVILDQVEAGVAVRMAVLELLLSTSS from the coding sequence ATGTGGACGCACCGGCATCTCCTCGGGATCGAAGACCTGTCGGCGGAGGACATCGACGCGGTGCTCGACCGGGCGGACACCTGGTTCGAGGCCTCGCGCGGCGGGAGCCGCAAGTCGGGGCTCTTGAAGGGCAGGACCGTCATCAACCTGTTCTTCGAGTCGTCGACGCGCACGCGCACCTCGTTCGAGGCGGCGGGCAAGCGGCTCGGCGCCGACGTCGTCAACGTCAGCTCCTCCGGATCGAGCGTGAGCAAGGGCGAGACGCTGCTCGACACGGCGAAGAACCTCGAGGCGATGCGCGCCGACGCGCTCGTCGTGCGCCACTCGAGCTCGGGCGCGCCGGGCTTCCTCGCTTCGCGCGTCGACTGCGCGATCGTCAACGCGGGCGACGGCGCGCACGAGCACCCCACCCAGGCGCTCCTCGACGCGTTCACGATCCGCAAGGCGAAGGGGCGGCTCGAAGGGCTCGTCGTCGCGATCTGCGGGGACATCACGCACTCGCGCGTCGCGCGCTCGAACGCGCTGCTCCTCGGCAAGAAAGGCGCCGAGGTGCGGCTCACCGGCCTCCGCACGATGCTGCCGATGGAGGCCGAGACGCTCGGCGCGACGACGAAGGTCATCCCGCGCCTCGAGCAGGCGATCGAGGGCGCCGACGTCGTGATGATGCTGCGCATCCAGGCGGAGCGCTTCACCGGCGCGAGCGCGGAGCGGGGCGCTTCGCCGATGTCGACGACGCGCGAGTACTCCCGCACCTTCGGCCTCAACGCGCAGAAGCTCTCGCGCGCGAAGTCCGACGCGATCGTCATGCACCCCGGCCCGATCAACCGCGGCGTCGAGCTCGATCCCTACGTCGCTGACGGCGAGCGCAGCGTCATCCTCGATCAGGTCGAGGCCGGCGTCGCGGTGCGCATGGCGGTGCTCGAGCTCCTGCTCTCGACGTCGTCGTGA
- a CDS encoding serine/threonine protein kinase gives MLRGALRLRTEVVHLVAPPRGSGQHLLTVDVPGGEKVALLADPAGNPREDGAYPLNLRPVTRVQMAELFTIVEKLDEPSGSVPPPPSGDDEELAEDTIVNAAPSRIVVPQPAPTTAYAKIGSKDPIPDDAPLDELLEVVDSIPPPPSSDFEISSSSLLRASGTNVVPAVPPPPSGAPARPPSSSAMKQVDKRIGRVLAGKYHIDAPIGAGAAATVYRATHKDLRRSVAVKILHAENQSESQFIRRFKAEALTASKLEHVNVTRIIDFGQEGGELYLVMELVVGKSLDATLAVGGPLPAKRVIGIGIQVCRALTFAHRMGVVHRDIKPENIMLVPDMDDDGDPTDLVKVCDFGLAKMRDPGDGEGEITVTGMLCGSPAYMSPEQTRGDTIDARTDIYSLGVSLFEALTGALPYEAFSIGELFLKKCTQTPRRASTLVTVDAVLDDIVARAMAIDPRARHASAKELRTELRAALDVLDDDGNSSATLLGG, from the coding sequence GTGCTTCGCGGCGCGCTGCGTCTGCGCACGGAGGTCGTGCACCTCGTCGCGCCGCCTCGGGGGAGCGGCCAACACCTGCTCACGGTCGACGTCCCGGGAGGCGAGAAGGTCGCCCTCCTCGCCGACCCCGCCGGGAACCCGCGCGAAGACGGCGCGTACCCCCTCAACCTGCGGCCGGTGACGCGGGTGCAGATGGCGGAGCTCTTCACGATCGTCGAGAAGCTCGATGAGCCGTCAGGCAGCGTGCCGCCGCCGCCGTCGGGCGACGACGAAGAGCTCGCCGAGGACACGATCGTCAACGCCGCGCCTTCGCGCATCGTCGTCCCGCAACCGGCCCCGACGACGGCGTACGCGAAGATCGGCTCGAAGGACCCCATCCCGGACGACGCGCCGCTGGACGAGCTGCTCGAGGTGGTCGACAGCATCCCGCCGCCGCCCTCCTCCGACTTCGAGATCTCCTCGTCGAGCCTGCTCCGCGCGAGCGGCACGAACGTGGTCCCCGCCGTCCCGCCGCCGCCCTCGGGCGCCCCCGCCCGTCCGCCGTCGTCGTCCGCGATGAAGCAGGTCGACAAGCGGATCGGCCGCGTCCTCGCGGGCAAGTACCACATCGACGCGCCGATCGGCGCAGGCGCGGCGGCGACGGTCTACCGCGCGACGCACAAAGACCTCCGCCGCTCGGTCGCGGTGAAGATCCTCCACGCCGAGAACCAGAGCGAGTCGCAGTTCATCCGCCGCTTCAAGGCGGAGGCGCTCACCGCGAGCAAGCTCGAGCACGTCAACGTCACGCGCATCATCGACTTCGGGCAGGAGGGCGGCGAGCTCTACCTCGTGATGGAGCTCGTCGTCGGCAAGTCGCTCGACGCGACCCTCGCGGTCGGCGGCCCGCTGCCCGCGAAGCGCGTGATCGGCATCGGCATCCAGGTCTGCCGCGCGCTGACGTTCGCGCACCGCATGGGCGTCGTGCATCGGGACATCAAGCCCGAGAACATCATGCTCGTCCCCGACATGGACGACGACGGCGATCCGACCGACCTCGTGAAGGTCTGCGACTTCGGCCTCGCGAAGATGCGCGACCCGGGCGACGGCGAAGGCGAGATCACGGTGACGGGGATGCTGTGCGGCTCGCCCGCGTACATGTCCCCGGAGCAGACGCGCGGCGACACGATCGACGCGCGCACGGACATCTACTCGCTCGGGGTGTCGCTCTTCGAGGCGCTCACCGGCGCGCTCCCGTACGAGGCGTTCTCGATCGGCGAGCTGTTCCTGAAGAAGTGCACCCAGACCCCGCGCCGCGCCTCGACCCTCGTGACGGTGGACGCCGTGCTCGACGACATCGTCGCGCGCGCGATGGCGATCGACCCTCGCGCGCGCCACGCGTCCGCGAAGGAGCTCCGCACCGAGCTCCGCGCCGCCCTCGACGTCCTCGACGACGACGGCAACTCGAGCGCCACCCTCCTCGGCGGCTGA
- a CDS encoding SRPBCC family protein — MARIELELFVAAPIERVFDLARDVDAHVASTPGTEERAVAGKTSGLLDLDDEVTWEARHFGVMQRLTSRITAFDRPRHFRDSMVRGAFRRFDHDHFFTTEGDGTRCRDVFDFDAPLGPLGRIAERLFLERYMRRFLATRMRVLKELAEAG; from the coding sequence TTGGCTCGGATCGAGCTCGAGCTCTTCGTCGCCGCGCCGATCGAGCGCGTCTTCGACCTCGCGCGCGACGTCGACGCCCACGTCGCGTCGACGCCGGGGACGGAGGAGCGCGCGGTCGCGGGCAAGACGAGCGGCCTCCTCGACCTCGACGACGAGGTGACGTGGGAGGCGCGCCACTTCGGCGTGATGCAGCGCCTCACGAGCCGCATCACCGCCTTCGACCGCCCGCGCCACTTCCGCGACTCGATGGTGCGCGGCGCCTTCCGCCGCTTCGACCATGACCACTTCTTCACGACCGAGGGTGACGGCACGCGCTGCCGCGACGTCTTCGACTTCGACGCGCCGCTCGGCCCGCTCGGCCGGATCGCGGAGCGGCTCTTCCTCGAGCGCTACATGCGCCGCTTCCTCGCGACGCGCATGCGCGTGCTGAAGGAGCTCGCCGAAGCCGGTTGA
- a CDS encoding homoserine dehydrogenase, whose product MIKVGLLGCGTVGGGVVQLLRANAAYIEARVGAPIEITRVLVRDPSKERVPELDPAKLTTDPRAVLDDAACDVIVEVMGGVEPARAHIGAAIEAGKQVVTANKMLLALHGGELLERARKRGVDLAFEGAVGGGIPVVRVLRDSLASDRIASLVGIINGTSNYVLTRMRQGGLSFDAAVKEAQEKGYAEADPTLDVGGGDAAHKLVVLSMLAFGARLDGVHVSTEGIDTVEAIDSAFAERFGFVVKQLGIAKLKGDTAGQEALELRVHPALVAKDAPLANINGVLNAVAIEGRALGPCLLSGRGAGDMPTAVSVVADVVDVATAKKSGVSGNMTRAIRLGERALAPMADVVTRYYVRFSVYDRPGVLAKITGALGERGVSIEQLVQQGRGSEDTPVDVVMLTHEAKESALQGALDAIGESDYVAAKPRMIRVH is encoded by the coding sequence ATGATCAAGGTCGGATTGCTCGGTTGCGGCACCGTGGGTGGTGGTGTCGTTCAGCTCCTGCGCGCGAACGCGGCGTACATCGAGGCGCGGGTCGGGGCGCCGATCGAGATCACGCGGGTGCTCGTGCGCGATCCGTCGAAGGAGCGGGTGCCGGAGCTCGATCCGGCGAAGCTCACGACCGATCCGAGGGCCGTCCTCGACGACGCGGCGTGCGACGTCATCGTCGAGGTCATGGGCGGGGTCGAGCCCGCGCGCGCGCACATCGGCGCGGCGATCGAGGCGGGCAAGCAGGTCGTCACCGCGAACAAGATGCTCCTCGCGCTCCACGGCGGCGAGCTGCTCGAGCGCGCGCGGAAGCGCGGCGTCGACCTCGCCTTCGAGGGCGCGGTCGGCGGCGGCATCCCCGTCGTCCGCGTGCTGCGCGACTCGCTCGCGAGCGATCGCATCGCGTCGCTCGTCGGCATCATCAACGGCACCTCGAACTACGTCCTCACCCGCATGCGCCAAGGCGGCCTCTCGTTCGACGCCGCGGTGAAGGAGGCGCAAGAGAAGGGCTACGCCGAGGCCGATCCCACCCTCGACGTCGGCGGCGGCGACGCGGCGCACAAGCTCGTCGTCCTCTCGATGCTCGCGTTCGGCGCGCGCCTCGACGGGGTCCACGTGTCGACGGAGGGGATCGACACCGTCGAGGCGATCGACAGCGCCTTCGCCGAGCGCTTCGGGTTCGTCGTGAAGCAGCTCGGCATCGCGAAGCTGAAGGGCGACACCGCGGGCCAAGAAGCGCTCGAGCTCCGCGTGCACCCCGCCCTCGTCGCGAAGGACGCGCCGCTCGCGAACATCAACGGCGTCCTCAACGCGGTCGCGATCGAGGGGCGCGCGCTCGGTCCGTGCCTCCTCTCCGGGCGCGGCGCGGGCGACATGCCGACCGCGGTCTCCGTCGTCGCCGACGTCGTCGACGTCGCGACCGCGAAGAAGAGCGGCGTCTCCGGCAACATGACGCGCGCGATCCGGCTCGGCGAGCGCGCGCTCGCGCCGATGGCCGACGTCGTCACGCGCTACTACGTGCGCTTCTCCGTCTACGACCGCCCCGGCGTCCTCGCGAAGATCACCGGCGCGCTGGGAGAGCGCGGCGTCTCGATCGAGCAGCTCGTGCAGCAGGGGCGGGGGAGCGAGGACACGCCCGTCGACGTCGTCATGCTCACCCACGAGGCGAAGGAGTCCGCGCTCCAGGGCGCGCTCGACGCGATCGGCGAGAGCGACTACGTCGCCGCGAAGCCGCGCATGATCCGCGTGCACTGA